A stretch of Mesorhizobium sp. M2A.F.Ca.ET.046.03.2.1 DNA encodes these proteins:
- a CDS encoding porin, translating to MYIKSPLLGLTALMTVSVGRAAGAEREPAEYIKICDVLGSGYSYIPNTETCLRIGGYVRYDIGLGDVRSYDSARTSDVRTGEDQGTWRNSTRFTFKTWTGQQTELGALTTYTETHVNFGNSANSHDSPQNYDFNSGLALASAWVELGGLRVGKEGSAFDTFVSYAGDVLDSMLVPSAGFDTNVAQYHFDAGNGISTVISLEQGSGSAGTIDSYIPHVVAGLKYTQGWGSITGVAAYDSNYEAFAGKIRVDVAVTNQLSLFGLFGYGSNASLNEDSNGAIANHGRGSYKIWNGQWAFWAGATYEFDEKTSFNLQVSGDQLKDAGVAANVAYMVVPGFTVTAEVDYDHYGNSGLGPAEPTAVKGTSKPNSVGGILRLQGSF from the coding sequence ATGTACATCAAGAGTCCTCTTCTCGGCTTAACTGCTCTGATGACCGTTTCCGTCGGTCGAGCAGCTGGCGCCGAGCGGGAACCGGCCGAGTACATCAAGATCTGCGACGTCCTCGGCTCGGGATATTCCTATATTCCCAACACCGAGACCTGCCTGCGCATCGGCGGCTATGTCCGTTACGATATCGGCCTGGGTGACGTCCGATCGTATGACAGCGCAAGAACCTCGGACGTGAGAACTGGCGAGGACCAAGGCACTTGGCGAAACAGCACACGCTTCACGTTCAAAACTTGGACCGGCCAGCAGACCGAGCTCGGCGCGTTGACGACCTATACCGAAACCCACGTGAATTTTGGCAACAGCGCTAACTCGCATGACAGTCCTCAGAACTATGATTTCAACAGCGGCCTCGCACTGGCTTCTGCCTGGGTCGAGCTGGGAGGCCTGCGAGTTGGCAAGGAGGGGTCGGCCTTCGATACGTTTGTAAGCTACGCTGGCGACGTTCTCGATAGTATGCTCGTTCCGTCGGCCGGCTTCGACACCAACGTGGCTCAGTACCACTTCGACGCCGGCAACGGCATTTCGACTGTGATTTCGCTCGAACAAGGATCGGGCTCAGCCGGTACTATCGACAGCTATATTCCGCACGTTGTCGCCGGCTTGAAATACACGCAAGGCTGGGGCTCGATCACCGGCGTCGCGGCTTATGACAGCAATTACGAAGCTTTTGCCGGCAAGATCCGCGTCGACGTCGCTGTCACAAACCAGCTGTCGCTGTTTGGACTCTTCGGCTACGGTTCCAATGCCAGTCTCAACGAGGACTCAAACGGCGCAATTGCCAATCATGGGCGCGGCTCGTACAAAATCTGGAACGGCCAGTGGGCTTTCTGGGCGGGCGCCACCTACGAGTTTGACGAGAAAACTTCGTTCAACCTTCAGGTCTCGGGTGATCAGCTCAAGGATGCTGGTGTGGCTGCAAACGTCGCCTACATGGTCGTTCCCGGCTTCACGGTCACAGCCGAGGTCGATTACGACCACTACGGCAACTCTGGCCTCGGCCCTGCCGAGCCTACCGCCGTCAAGGGCACGAGCAAGCCGAACAGCGTCGGCGGCATTCTCCGCTTACAAGGCTCATTTTGA
- a CDS encoding response regulator transcription factor encodes MRTLLVDHHADLARAMRLALGDGGFVVDVVGTLELASSAFSCASYEILLLELALPDGDGLGWLRQLRTHGHSVPAVIMSSLNDLDKRIAIFNGGADDFLLKPISTDELIARMRAILRRATQMTDLRLVFGNLDFDPVARQVFVDGHPMMIARRELCILEHLLNRAGRIVPRAQLEDHLYSFNDDVSANALEVGIYRLRGHLTRSGATPRIKTIRGIGYILELTDASSA; translated from the coding sequence ATGCGAACGCTGCTCGTGGATCATCATGCGGATCTTGCGCGCGCCATGCGACTTGCGCTCGGGGATGGCGGCTTCGTCGTTGATGTCGTTGGTACTCTGGAACTGGCTTCGAGTGCATTTTCTTGCGCCAGCTATGAAATTCTCCTGCTGGAATTGGCTCTGCCAGATGGCGATGGCTTGGGTTGGCTGAGGCAGTTGAGGACCCACGGGCATTCAGTTCCTGCCGTCATTATGAGCAGCCTTAACGATCTCGATAAGCGAATTGCGATCTTCAACGGTGGTGCGGACGACTTTCTGCTCAAACCCATCTCTACCGATGAGCTTATTGCCAGAATGAGAGCCATTCTGCGCCGGGCGACACAGATGACCGACCTGAGGCTCGTATTTGGCAATCTCGACTTTGATCCGGTCGCCCGCCAGGTTTTCGTTGATGGGCACCCAATGATGATCGCACGTCGCGAACTCTGTATTCTAGAGCACCTGCTTAACCGGGCAGGCCGCATCGTGCCCCGTGCGCAATTGGAAGATCACCTCTATTCATTCAACGACGACGTGTCTGCCAACGCGCTTGAAGTCGGAATTTATCGTTTACGGGGACATCTGACCAGATCAGGTGCAACGCCACGGATCAAGACCATCCGAGGCATTGGTTACATCCTAGAATTGACTGACGCCTCGTCCGCATAG
- a CDS encoding secretin N-terminal domain-containing protein: MPRTLIQPVTLHVLRLLCAGFFLSTGIHPAHAVPLSLPATPYRYTVLDQELAAALQEFGNNLNIRVNISPAVKGRIRGRMPDLPPRAFLDRLTNLYGLQWYYDGLVLYVSAAQESQTRMLLMTSIRFDAFKGALDKLDISDERYVVKPVPGNGLVFVSGPPRFVALVEQTFNGLVAQAQAQTHIAATPKESVLILFRGSSTTVVRDGRPDASYSSDIPQQDSVGGKPELGKK, translated from the coding sequence ATGCCGAGAACGCTTATCCAACCCGTCACCCTGCATGTTTTGAGACTTCTTTGTGCCGGGTTTTTTCTGTCCACCGGGATTCACCCGGCGCATGCAGTCCCGCTGTCCCTTCCGGCGACACCCTATAGATACACGGTTCTGGATCAGGAGCTCGCTGCAGCGTTGCAGGAATTCGGCAACAACCTGAATATCAGGGTCAACATCAGTCCTGCGGTGAAGGGGCGAATTCGCGGACGTATGCCTGATTTGCCACCGCGCGCGTTCCTCGACCGCTTGACGAACCTTTACGGTCTACAATGGTACTATGACGGCCTTGTGCTCTATGTGTCTGCTGCACAAGAATCGCAAACTCGAATGCTTTTGATGACGTCGATTCGCTTCGATGCGTTCAAGGGGGCTCTCGACAAGCTTGATATCTCCGACGAGCGCTATGTGGTCAAACCCGTGCCAGGCAATGGCCTCGTCTTCGTTTCCGGTCCACCGCGCTTCGTCGCACTCGTGGAGCAGACCTTTAACGGCTTGGTGGCGCAGGCGCAGGCGCAGACTCACATAGCGGCAACGCCAAAGGAATCAGTGCTGATCTTGTTTCGCGGCTCCTCCACTACGGTCGTTCGCGACGGACGACCGGATGCTTCTTATTCTTCTGACATCCCACAACAGGATAGCGTTGGCGGGAAGCCTGAGCTGGGCAAGAAATGA
- a CDS encoding acyltransferase family protein has product MQYRRYIEGLRAVAVLPVVLFHFGISAIPGGFSGVDIFFVISGYLTSGSLLDDLERGQFSIVNFYWRRARRILPALVFVMLLTCIAALFILLPPDLRGFSLSIIATSTFWSNVFFWKTSSYFSIDAALLPLLHTWPLSVAEQYYIFAPILMFLIYRYIGKRWLTTLLPIILCSFVVAVMATSLAPTAGFYLLPTRIWELMLGALLMLKCPSPLGNRFLMESVGVAGFGLLAIGFFAISASDPFPGYNALYPCIGTALLIYVGQNTPSTVATRMLEVRPLVWIGLISYSLYLVHWPLNAFAHYLSFQKLDPLMTGAMLVASLALAAFSWKFVEQPFRQKRAFTSPGPIFAFSALAIVVLCAGGAAGALGNGFPQRFPDYVQRRISVGDWRNGICFNEGTSRIESWNMEDCTRTSGFPTTVFLWGDSFAAHYVSGLGANINRLQANIVEYTYASCAPILYYYPYDRLDCVRFNRKALDVILEADIKTVILSGRWSDYEVRGFDGLQQTIATLRALGVRVFVIGQSPQFPTDVRKIAFFAKRQNLDDTSWPIAMDPDINERVRSFTKGATFIDPLKFLCSAGRCAYSDRGEFLYFDYGHFSSAGATLAISKYWPAFGKDNALPKTK; this is encoded by the coding sequence ATGCAATATAGGCGCTATATCGAGGGCCTTAGGGCCGTTGCTGTACTTCCGGTCGTACTCTTTCATTTCGGAATTTCGGCGATCCCGGGTGGCTTTAGCGGGGTCGATATCTTCTTCGTCATCTCCGGCTACCTAACCAGCGGAAGCCTCCTGGATGACCTTGAACGCGGCCAATTTTCCATCGTCAACTTCTACTGGCGCCGTGCCCGGCGCATTCTGCCGGCGCTCGTCTTTGTGATGCTTCTCACCTGCATTGCAGCATTGTTCATTCTTCTGCCACCGGATCTGCGCGGATTCAGTCTTAGCATCATAGCTACCTCGACCTTCTGGTCGAACGTTTTCTTCTGGAAAACGTCAAGTTACTTCTCTATCGATGCCGCGCTTCTACCACTGTTGCACACTTGGCCGCTTTCCGTAGCGGAGCAGTACTACATCTTCGCACCAATCCTGATGTTCCTAATCTATCGCTACATCGGGAAGCGCTGGCTGACGACACTTCTTCCGATAATTCTCTGCAGCTTCGTAGTGGCGGTGATGGCGACATCGCTGGCACCCACCGCCGGATTCTATCTGCTGCCGACCCGAATCTGGGAACTCATGTTGGGCGCCCTGCTCATGCTCAAATGCCCCTCGCCGCTGGGCAACCGATTCCTGATGGAGTCGGTGGGGGTGGCCGGATTTGGCCTTCTCGCCATCGGGTTCTTCGCGATTTCGGCGAGTGATCCGTTCCCAGGCTACAACGCCTTGTATCCATGCATCGGAACGGCCCTTCTGATCTATGTTGGCCAAAATACCCCCTCGACGGTCGCCACCCGCATGCTCGAAGTCCGGCCGCTGGTCTGGATTGGGCTCATCTCGTATTCGTTGTATCTTGTTCACTGGCCTCTCAATGCGTTCGCGCACTATCTTTCGTTCCAAAAACTCGATCCGTTGATGACCGGTGCGATGTTGGTGGCAAGCCTCGCATTGGCTGCATTCTCCTGGAAGTTTGTAGAGCAGCCGTTTCGACAGAAGAGGGCCTTCACCTCCCCGGGGCCTATCTTCGCCTTTTCAGCGCTCGCGATCGTTGTCCTTTGTGCCGGCGGAGCGGCGGGGGCGCTCGGCAATGGCTTTCCGCAACGGTTTCCGGACTATGTCCAGCGGCGCATTTCCGTCGGGGACTGGAGGAATGGCATCTGTTTCAACGAGGGCACCAGCCGGATCGAAAGCTGGAATATGGAGGATTGCACGCGCACCAGCGGTTTTCCAACAACGGTTTTTTTGTGGGGCGACTCCTTCGCCGCGCACTATGTTTCCGGCTTGGGTGCTAACATAAATCGATTGCAGGCGAACATCGTTGAATATACGTACGCCAGCTGCGCGCCGATACTCTATTACTACCCTTACGATCGTCTTGATTGTGTCCGGTTCAATCGCAAGGCCTTGGACGTCATCTTGGAAGCGGACATCAAGACGGTTATCCTCAGCGGTAGATGGAGTGACTATGAGGTCAGAGGTTTCGACGGTCTTCAGCAAACAATCGCTACGCTTCGTGCCCTGGGCGTGCGCGTGTTTGTCATCGGCCAGTCTCCGCAGTTCCCAACTGACGTCCGGAAAATTGCGTTCTTCGCCAAGCGCCAAAATCTGGACGATACGTCCTGGCCGATCGCGATGGACCCCGACATCAACGAACGTGTGCGCTCATTTACCAAAGGCGCCACATTCATCGATCCGCTGAAATTCCTGTGCAGCGCAGGACGCTGCGCCTATTCCGATAGAGGAGAGTTTTTATATTTCGACTATGGTCATTTCTCTTCAGCCGGCGCCACACTGGCAATCTCGAAATACTGGCCGGCTTTTGGCAAGGACAATGCTCTTCCTAAGACGAAGTAG
- the tdh gene encoding L-threonine 3-dehydrogenase, with protein MSNMMKALVKAKAEPGIWMEEVPVPEIGPNDVLIKIKKTAICGTDVHIYNWDQWAQKTVPVPMVTGHEFVGTVADFGAAVTEYKVCQRVLGEGHIVCGHCRNCRAGRGHLCRNTLGVGVNRPGAFGEYLAIPQHNVVPIPDDVPDEIAAIFDPLGNAVHTALSFDLVGEDVLVTGAGPIGIMGALVAQCVGARKVVITDINPVRLALAKKLGVQHVVDASKEKLRDVMPVLGMTEGFDVGLEMSGAAPAFRDMIDTMNNGGKIAILGIAPTGFEIDWNKVIFKMLHLKGIYGREMFETWYKMIALVQGPLDVSGLITHRIGIDDFQIGFDAMKSGSSGKVVMDW; from the coding sequence ATGTCGAACATGATGAAGGCGCTTGTGAAGGCCAAGGCCGAACCGGGCATCTGGATGGAAGAGGTGCCGGTGCCGGAAATCGGCCCCAACGACGTGCTGATCAAGATCAAGAAGACGGCGATCTGCGGCACCGACGTGCACATCTACAATTGGGACCAGTGGGCGCAGAAGACGGTGCCGGTGCCGATGGTGACGGGCCATGAATTCGTCGGCACCGTTGCCGATTTCGGCGCAGCGGTCACCGAATACAAGGTCTGCCAGCGTGTATTGGGCGAAGGCCACATCGTCTGCGGCCATTGCCGCAACTGTCGCGCCGGGCGAGGGCATCTGTGCCGCAACACACTCGGCGTCGGCGTCAACCGTCCAGGCGCCTTCGGCGAGTATCTGGCGATCCCGCAGCACAATGTCGTGCCGATCCCCGACGATGTGCCCGATGAGATTGCCGCGATCTTCGATCCCTTGGGCAATGCCGTCCACACCGCATTGTCCTTCGATCTGGTCGGCGAGGACGTGCTGGTGACTGGCGCCGGGCCGATCGGCATCATGGGCGCGCTCGTCGCCCAATGCGTCGGCGCGCGCAAAGTGGTCATCACTGACATCAACCCGGTGCGGCTGGCGCTAGCCAAGAAACTCGGCGTCCAGCATGTCGTCGACGCCTCGAAGGAGAAGCTGCGCGACGTCATGCCGGTGCTCGGCATGACCGAGGGGTTCGACGTCGGGCTCGAAATGTCAGGCGCCGCCCCCGCTTTCCGCGACATGATCGACACCATGAACAATGGCGGCAAGATCGCCATTCTGGGCATCGCGCCGACCGGCTTCGAGATCGACTGGAACAAGGTCATCTTCAAGATGCTGCATCTCAAAGGCATCTACGGCCGCGAGATGTTCGAAACCTGGTACAAGATGATCGCGCTTGTGCAGGGTCCGCTGGATGTCTCCGGCCTGATCACCCACCGCATCGGCATCGACGATTTTCAGATCGGTTTCGATGCGATGAAGAGCGGCAGTTCCGGCAAGGTGGTGATGGACTGGTAG
- the metK gene encoding methionine adenosyltransferase produces the protein MTRQFVFSSESVGAGHPDKMADNISDAILDAVLRTDPKARVACEVLVKTGMVVVAGEITSHAHIDYSQVARDTILDIGYDDDAIGFDGRRCAVVLALTEQSPDISQGVDEGRGQDLGQGAGDQGIMFGFACNETDTLMPLPIQLAHHLTKRQAEVRKAGQLGWLRPDVKSQVSVRYEGLRPVALDTIVLSTQHDEAVSQATVREGVIEEIIKPVLPAHLDTSGIRFLVNPTGRFVVGGPAGDCGLTGRKIIVDSYGGTGRHGGGAFSGKDPSKVDRSAAYAARYVAKNIVASGLAEVCEVQLAYAIGVASPVSVMVNTFGTARIEEKRIERLVLEVFNLRPKGIIKMLDLLRPIYRKTATYGHFGREEPEFTWEKTDKADDLLREAGPAAA, from the coding sequence ATGACCAGGCAGTTCGTGTTCTCTTCCGAATCCGTCGGCGCGGGACACCCCGACAAGATGGCAGACAACATCTCCGATGCCATTCTCGATGCGGTCCTGCGCACCGATCCGAAGGCGCGCGTCGCCTGTGAAGTGTTGGTGAAGACGGGGATGGTCGTTGTGGCTGGCGAGATCACCAGCCATGCCCACATCGATTACAGCCAAGTCGCCCGCGATACGATACTCGATATTGGCTACGACGATGATGCGATTGGCTTTGATGGTCGACGTTGCGCCGTCGTTCTGGCCCTCACCGAGCAGTCGCCCGACATAAGCCAGGGCGTTGATGAAGGACGAGGGCAGGATCTCGGGCAAGGGGCAGGGGATCAGGGCATCATGTTTGGATTCGCATGCAACGAGACGGATACATTGATGCCCCTGCCGATCCAACTCGCTCACCATTTGACGAAAAGACAGGCCGAGGTCCGGAAAGCGGGACAGCTTGGCTGGCTGCGTCCGGACGTGAAATCTCAAGTGTCGGTACGCTACGAAGGGCTCCGCCCGGTGGCGCTGGATACCATAGTCCTGTCAACGCAGCATGACGAAGCGGTCTCACAAGCCACGGTCCGCGAAGGCGTCATTGAGGAGATCATAAAACCGGTCCTGCCGGCCCACCTGGATACTTCGGGGATCAGATTTCTGGTCAACCCAACAGGGCGGTTCGTGGTCGGTGGGCCTGCCGGCGACTGCGGCCTCACAGGACGGAAGATCATCGTCGATTCCTACGGTGGGACCGGGCGTCACGGCGGCGGTGCCTTTTCGGGCAAGGACCCATCCAAGGTTGACCGCTCGGCGGCCTATGCCGCCCGGTATGTCGCGAAGAACATCGTTGCCAGCGGCCTTGCAGAGGTCTGCGAGGTTCAGCTTGCCTACGCGATCGGCGTGGCCAGTCCGGTTTCTGTCATGGTCAATACCTTCGGAACCGCAAGGATCGAGGAAAAAAGGATCGAGCGCCTTGTTCTCGAGGTTTTCAATCTCCGACCGAAAGGCATCATCAAGATGCTTGATCTCTTACGGCCGATATACCGCAAGACGGCGACATACGGACACTTCGGGCGTGAAGAGCCTGAGTTCACTTGGGAGAAGACGGACAAAGCTGACGATTTGCTGCGTGAAGCCGGACCGGCAGCTGCGTGA
- a CDS encoding type II and III secretion system protein family protein produces MANKVTRPAVPRYLGHLLCALIVTFPLGVAAQNKQDKGPPHAASNSINATLTLSSSLGETVHLPAPATTIFVADPTIADFQAPSSKTIFVFGKKSGRTSLFALDGNGEPLAELRIVVTQPIGDLRAMLREQVGDYPIRVNYTPRGAILSGTAPDAEVADTAKRVTEQYLGDGAQVVNNIKVAGSLQVNLSVRVAEVSRSAMKSLGVNLSAFGQIGNFKVGVLSGSAASAGSGSTQGGGTAEIGFDNGAVNVSAVLDALAKEHIASVLAEPNLTAMSGEKASFLAGGEFPIPVLQENRQVSVEFRHFGVSLEFVPTVLSNNQINIHVTPEVSELSTQGAVQINGISVPAVSTRRADTVVELASGQSFAIGGLIRRNVNNDVRAFPWLGELPILGPLFRSTSFQKEESELVILVTPYIVRPGSNPNQMSAPTERAAPALNGGGAPTNSVTSPPRDRAAIRAGAPSAQGGLGFIIE; encoded by the coding sequence ATCGCCAACAAGGTTACAAGACCTGCAGTTCCCCGTTACCTGGGCCATCTCCTCTGCGCGCTTATTGTGACTTTCCCACTTGGTGTCGCGGCGCAAAACAAGCAGGACAAAGGCCCGCCGCATGCGGCTTCGAATAGCATCAACGCCACGCTGACCCTTTCCTCTTCGCTCGGGGAGACCGTTCATCTGCCCGCGCCAGCCACGACCATCTTTGTTGCTGACCCCACGATCGCGGATTTTCAGGCGCCATCGAGCAAAACAATCTTCGTCTTTGGCAAGAAATCGGGGCGGACCAGCCTATTCGCCTTGGATGGCAATGGCGAGCCTCTCGCCGAATTGCGTATCGTTGTCACGCAACCGATCGGGGATTTACGCGCCATGTTGCGGGAGCAGGTCGGCGACTATCCCATCCGCGTCAACTATACGCCGCGCGGCGCAATCCTTAGCGGGACGGCGCCCGACGCAGAGGTCGCCGACACCGCAAAAAGAGTCACTGAGCAATATCTGGGCGACGGAGCGCAAGTCGTCAACAACATCAAGGTCGCTGGATCCCTGCAAGTTAACCTCAGCGTGCGCGTAGCCGAAGTCTCACGCAGCGCCATGAAGTCACTCGGCGTCAACTTGTCCGCCTTCGGTCAAATCGGCAATTTCAAAGTGGGCGTTCTAAGCGGAAGCGCTGCAAGCGCTGGGTCTGGTTCAACCCAGGGTGGCGGTACAGCAGAAATCGGATTCGACAACGGTGCCGTCAACGTCAGCGCGGTTCTCGACGCGCTCGCCAAGGAGCATATAGCTTCCGTCCTGGCTGAGCCGAACCTCACCGCTATGTCGGGTGAAAAGGCCAGCTTTCTCGCGGGCGGCGAATTTCCCATTCCTGTCCTGCAGGAAAACAGGCAGGTATCGGTTGAATTCCGTCACTTCGGCGTCAGTCTGGAATTTGTGCCGACAGTTCTCAGCAACAATCAAATCAACATTCACGTAACGCCCGAAGTCAGTGAACTGTCGACGCAAGGTGCCGTGCAAATCAACGGAATTTCCGTGCCGGCAGTTTCCACGCGCCGAGCCGATACGGTCGTCGAACTCGCCAGCGGCCAGAGCTTCGCAATCGGCGGTCTAATCAGGCGGAACGTCAACAATGATGTCAGGGCCTTTCCCTGGCTCGGAGAACTGCCGATCCTGGGACCGCTTTTTCGCTCGACCTCGTTTCAAAAAGAGGAGTCAGAACTGGTCATTCTAGTTACGCCTTACATTGTAAGACCAGGCTCCAACCCAAACCAGATGAGCGCACCGACCGAGCGGGCGGCACCGGCTTTGAACGGAGGGGGCGCTCCGACGAATTCCGTGACAAGTCCCCCGCGAGACCGCGCTGCTATCCGTGCGGGCGCGCCAAGCGCCCAGGGCGGTCTCGGCTTCATCATCGAATAG
- a CDS encoding CpaD family pilus assembly lipoprotein: MLRFIILFVALAPSVSGCTSTTPVDVEPSAPMLVREETTVLTLQSLRASERQRLRVFLDKASRGRFDAIHLLISGSPQLSAGVAHQARQLAIEEDNIQLRDQHDAGSVRIEAIVYHARPPVCPSYGALPNEESFKQPLGCSTGHNLAVMVNDPRDLLDNQAVKAGDGDRASVPVATYRTFGTDKGG; this comes from the coding sequence ATGTTGCGTTTTATAATCCTCTTTGTCGCTCTGGCACCAAGCGTAAGTGGCTGCACAAGCACTACGCCAGTTGATGTCGAACCATCGGCACCAATGCTTGTCCGAGAGGAGACCACCGTCCTGACGTTGCAAAGCCTGCGCGCTTCCGAACGGCAGCGTTTGCGTGTTTTCCTAGACAAGGCCAGTCGCGGCCGGTTCGATGCCATCCACCTCCTCATCAGCGGTTCGCCCCAGCTCAGCGCAGGGGTAGCCCATCAGGCCAGGCAGTTGGCAATCGAAGAAGACAACATTCAATTGCGCGATCAACACGACGCCGGCTCAGTGCGAATTGAGGCGATTGTCTATCACGCCCGTCCGCCGGTCTGTCCCTCATATGGTGCCTTACCCAATGAAGAATCCTTCAAACAGCCGCTTGGTTGTTCGACAGGACATAACCTGGCCGTGATGGTCAACGATCCGCGCGATCTGCTCGACAATCAGGCCGTCAAGGCCGGCGATGGCGATCGTGCTTCTGTACCAGTTGCAACTTACAGAACATTCGGGACGGATAAAGGTGGCTGA
- a CDS encoding adenosine kinase encodes MPDYDVLCIGNAIVDIIAQCDEEFLETNGIIKGAMNLIDTQRAELLYSRMGPAIEASGGSAGNTAAGVASFGGRAAFFGKVSNDALGEIYAHDIHAQGVAFGTTPLKGEPPTARSMIFVTPDGERSMNTYLGACVELGPEDVEADKASGAKVTYFEGYLWDPPRAKEAIRQTAKLAHAAGREVSMTLSDSFCVDRYRDEFLDLMRSGTVDIVFANSHEIKSLYQTSSFDEALAQIRKDCRIAAVTRSEKGSVIVRGDETVVIKATAIKELVDTTGAGDLYAAGFLHGYTQGRDLQTCGDLGSLAAGLVIQQIGPRPRQNLRREAEQAGLTIPDVQTS; translated from the coding sequence ATGCCGGATTATGACGTGCTTTGCATCGGCAATGCCATTGTCGACATCATCGCCCAGTGCGACGAGGAATTCCTCGAGACCAACGGCATCATCAAGGGCGCGATGAACCTCATCGACACACAACGCGCCGAACTGCTCTACAGCCGCATGGGTCCGGCGATCGAAGCGTCCGGCGGCAGCGCCGGCAACACGGCGGCCGGCGTCGCCAGCTTTGGCGGCCGCGCGGCCTTCTTCGGCAAGGTCTCCAACGATGCGCTGGGCGAAATCTACGCCCACGACATCCATGCGCAGGGCGTCGCCTTCGGCACCACGCCGCTCAAGGGTGAGCCGCCGACGGCGCGCTCGATGATCTTCGTCACGCCCGACGGCGAGCGCTCGATGAACACCTATCTCGGCGCCTGCGTCGAGCTTGGCCCTGAGGATGTCGAAGCCGACAAGGCGTCCGGCGCCAAGGTCACCTATTTCGAAGGCTATCTGTGGGACCCGCCGCGCGCCAAGGAGGCAATCCGCCAGACGGCGAAGCTGGCGCACGCGGCAGGCCGAGAAGTGTCGATGACGCTATCGGATTCGTTCTGCGTCGACCGCTACCGCGACGAATTCCTCGACCTGATGCGCTCGGGCACGGTCGACATCGTCTTTGCCAACAGCCACGAGATCAAGTCGCTCTACCAGACATCGTCGTTCGACGAGGCGCTGGCCCAGATCCGCAAGGATTGCCGGATCGCCGCCGTCACCCGCTCGGAAAAAGGCTCGGTGATCGTGCGCGGCGACGAGACCGTGGTGATCAAGGCGACCGCCATCAAGGAACTGGTCGACACGACGGGCGCCGGCGATCTCTATGCCGCCGGCTTCCTGCATGGCTACACGCAAGGCCGCGACCTGCAGACTTGCGGCGACCTTGGCTCACTGGCAGCCGGATTGGTGATCCAGCAGATCGGCCCCAGGCCCCGTCAGAATTTGCGCCGCGAGGCCGAGCAGGCGGGGCTGACCATTCCGGACGTTCAAACGAGTTAG